The sequence TGTCATGGTTCCTTTAATCTCCACTGGTTTTCACTGGCTACTTTATGAATGAATATGCTGCTCTCTTCTGGCTTACAATATGAACtacagataataaaaaaagccaCAGCAGGTGAATTGAATTAGTAAATATCAGAATATCAGAgcagaacaacattaaaacattcaATGTCTGAGGCTTTACCAGCTCACCACAGGATCAGAAGTTTCTGACAGACTGAAAGAATGAGACTGGTGAAtcacaccaagacacacatcaATCAGTTTACAAAAAATTAATCAACTATTTGGTTTGATAATTTATAATTCAATCACAAAGCAAAAatgcttctcaaatgtgacgctttgctgcttttgtctgttttatatcattgtCAGTGAATTTCCGCTGTTCATCTAGCAATAACCTGGCAAGAAACTGAGGTCCACTTTTCACAATTTCCTAACATTTTACAGACTAAATAATTAATGAAAGTAATCAATCGTGGCAGTCCATTTTTTTGTCAGATTCTGATTCAGGTTTTCTGGAATGAACAGACATCACCAGAACATGCCTTACTGACCAAAGCTTCTTGGTTATTTTGGAGCATGACTCATATAATCTCTTATGTGGCGTTCCCCAAGGCTCAATCTTCTGTCCACTGTTGTTCCCAAATCATACCCTGTGCATTATCATAACTCTTttgttacatgtcatttagctgacacttttatccaaagcgacttacaataagtgcatttgaccatgagtacaaactcagaacaacaagaaacGAGAAAGTTAAATTTCTTACGCAGTGTTGGGCAAATTACTTACGGTAAATGTAATCAGTTACTcattaaatatgattaattGAAAAAGCAATAgtgttactttattaataatctCTAAACAGATTTTGCACATACATGTAAAATCTGTAGGCATGcgatgaaaaaaacaaatgcggTTGTCACAGCCTTCGTCACAGCGGACGAAAAGTACAAAGAAAGACGGATTTCAGTAATAATCgatcacattttaaatgccaAATAAAACCGTCAGTAAATCCTCATTTGATAAAACTGTTTTAATTATAGGTTTGCTGTGAAGTGCAATTCATTTCTGCTGAAAATGTTCCTGACTATGATACAGTAAACCCCCCCAACTCTGAACAAACCCAACTAAATGTAGTCTTACCAGTGGCTAACATAAGCAAACCAGCCAAGAACACAcaacatattaacatatatgTGGAGGTCGCCGCCGATCTAAGTAATGTAGCCTAACTGGGATTAGGTACTGTAATATAATTACAGAATTTCAAATTGTAACCCCCCACTACTTGTTGCCGAAAACAGTAATGACATAAGTGTAACGCACTATTAGGTAATGTGTTGCTGCCCACTAAATATCCATGTAAAACGGAGCTCGATAGCCAATTCAACTTCAAGTCAAGCTGCTAAACGAGCCGTTGCCTTGGAGTTAATCATGCCTGGAACCACCCAAAATGACCTTGACATAAGACATCTAGGTACACGATTTGGTTCGTtccaattaaaatgtgtttatcattCGTTAACCTTGAGTGGTAACTCATCTTTCCTTTGCTTATCTCCGTGCTCAGACGGTTGCCTCTCCCTTTTCAAAGTCGCATCCCATTATCGCGTCATTGCTTACTTTAAAATCGGCCATCCGACAGATTCGGACTTAACGGCATTACATGATCTGATCCTTTAGGTCACCATGAAAACAACCTTGGATCCTTAGGCAAAGCCGTCTAGATGTGTTCTTCATGTCCAGGATATAGAGACAGGGCTGTTAAAACCAGGGCTTCTGCATCGTAGAAGGACTTGCCTGAGATACGGTTAATTAATGTAAATCTGGAAATAATGTCTGTATATGTATTGGTTGGCAGGAGAGTAAGACTGGACAATGTCATTAGCCAGTGTAGGTGAAGGACGAATTAAACTAACTTCAAGTTCTCTATCAACAAGTACGTTTTTACACGGTGACGAGCATTCCAGCTCATCATGGTCAGTCCGCCTCCATTGTTTGGCCTCACCCCCAGGCTCTTATAATCAGTCACCTATGGTCACAATCAGCcatactgctgctgctatccACGGGAAGCACGGAACTCAGAGCTGCATCCAACACAACAAGTCTACAATTTGGGGTAATACACAGTGATGAGGGTCAGAACGCACACCCTGCTAGCATGTAAGTAAACTCGGCCATGCGCACGCACTTGAATTTCCATCATTGTATGTTGTTTCAGTTGGTGCTGGACCCTGAAATTGTGTTGTACTCATTAAAGGTGATCTCTAGACCCATGTTGCTAGCTAGATGGCAATTTTTCCCAATGTGTAAATGACCTCTCTTGACTTTGTAGGGCTGCGGTTCTGCTTTGCCTCAACAGGACAGAGTGAAGCTACCTCCACCCCACTATCTTCATCAGCcacaccatcaccatcctcaaATACACTGCAAATCTCTCACCCTCCCACAGCTGTTGCTCTATTGGCTACTGAGGACGATGTCGCCACCATTGACTCCCAGCCTGCACCAATCTCTGTTACTGAAAACACCACAAGAAGCAACACAACAGTGGAGCTTAAAGTCGATGAAAACCCATTTGAACAGGTGACGGAGGAATCCTCAGCTGCAACACCGACCACAACTCTCCGGTACTCATTCACCCAACCTACTCCGTCACCTGTTGAGGGGACCACGACCGATTCAGCTTAGTCCACCATTGAGACTGACGCCACCTCTACAGTTTCTACTCAATCCACTGAGGGAGTGACACACAGGGTGGGAGAAACCAGAAACACCAGTACTGTCATCCATCCAGCTTCCTCACAAGTGGACAACTCctcaatgttttcttcttccgtATCCCAATCCAACTCTACTTCAGGGCTTGATCCAGCACATGTGACCAGGACTACACTAGCCACCATCACCTCaactggcagcagcagctctttaAATAAGGAAAATGTCTCAGTCAGCCAAAATTCCTCAGGTAAGTTGATCggaacacaaaatataaaagtgtaAGACTCTACAGACTCTAGCGCCATGCTTGCAGAGACAATGTTAACATGTTGATATTTGACACACATAATGTTTATCTTCtaggtttagcatgttagcgtgATACCATTTGAAtcagtacagctgaggctgacaGGAGTGCCAATAGTTTGGCTGGTATTTGGGTATAAAcgaaagtattggacaaatcgAAATCCTGACctgatgatttatttatgcTGGACTTGGGATTGAGAGTTGAAAGAGGGATCCGAAACAGatattttctaaaataattCCACACAATCGTCTACCTGGCAGTTACACCAGCAGGgtcagatatgtgtgtgtgttatgctagTCGTGGCTCCATGTCCCCGAGGGCCAACAGCCTCgagcagagatgaggagcggGATAGAGAGGTCTCGTCAGGTCGTTCACTTTCAAAGTGTTCACCTCCAACCAACACTGCCTTAAGTGATTGGGGAAGCTGCATGATTCTACCTATTTACGGTGTAAAACAGTTTAACAgataaattattaattaataatgttatCAATCTTCCTAGTTTATCTGTGGACTGTAATactgttgtgtatttatttgactATGTTTTATTAAGTCTCCAATACCTATATATGTgccatatacaaacacacacacacagtgtcacatACTTTTAAGAACATTGAATTTACTTTACACACATGAAACAAGTAAGCTATACTTATTGTATGATATGTTACATGGTGTGTATTTCAAAATTGTtgctaaaaaatatatacttaaatacaGGGATATTTTCGAGGTATTACACTGATGAGGGGTTGaggaaataaattaaacaatacaTCAATCCTGCACTCACTTTATAATATGGCAATCACAATTACAATCACCTTTATGGATATTAGTGAAACAATATTGAATACTATTAAGTACAATACGCTCATTAGTACTTCACTTTCACATTCTTACTTCAACTGATAGTACTCAGCCTTGGAAAGGAAACAGTTAGGTATTCAGTTGGATGCAATCTGCAGCgccaccactagatgccactaaagcATGCACACTGGTCCTTTAAGTCATGATTAAAACACCTTCAAACCAAGACCGGACtgcccttttgttttttctgttgcGCTGACTCAGTCATCACGTAGCCTCGCCTCCAGGCTCTTGTAATCAGTCACCTCCAGTCACGCACAGGCAGCCAAACACACTACATCTGTCCACGGGGAGCACAGAGCGCAGAGCTCCAGCTACACAAGTGCTTGTGGAGATTGAAAAGAGCACTATGATGAGGGTCATCCTGCAGGCTCTGATATCATGTAAGTAAACACTGACATCAATGCATGCTATTTGATGTGGTGACCTGCCTTGACATCTGATTTCTCTCTTTGAGTACAAGATTTAGTAAGTCAGAAGAATATGTGGAAGATCCCGTATCAATAATTTGAAGGAACTTTTTGCTGGGGGAAGTGGAGGGAATGCAGACATACCACTCCATTGTAAACATGGCTCTCTTACTATTTGGTGTTGTGTAAACTCTTGGAATTGTTAAAAAATCTCTTAAAATTTCTTTTCAGTGGCTGTTTGCCGGAGATTATTTCCCATGTACGAGGCTTGTTTCAagacttttttttcaattcaagcgacatctttttttactgctttacatatttatatgatTCAATACCGTACAGCCGGCTCTCCCTGATGAGGAATGCTTATTTGTTGTGTAACATTTGATTTGGTGCtgagctgtaaaaaaacaacaacaacaatgtaacacgtGAGAAAGTACATTGGATATTTTCACTCTTTCAACTTTGTGATGATTAAACACATTTGGCACTAATACACAGGAGGGGGatatctttttgtttcttcGTAACTTTGACTGTGAAAAACACAGTTTTGAAACCTGGGGGGTAGTAATGGAGTTCTTGTATCGTGGGATAATTTATTGAGTTGAATCATTTACTTTATGTCAGGGAATCGTGTTTTTATTCACTTCCAGTAGAATTGTGTAATGAATTGTGTAGTGACGTTCTCTCTGATCCACCAGAGTACGAAGAAGAAAACCTTGAaagcatacatatatacgtatatatatatatatatatatatatatatatatatatatatatatatatatgagcaaCTCTGTTGCTAGCCGTGTTTGGCCTTGAAGCTAGCTAATTTTACATCCGCCCACCTGTTTAGCTGATACATTGTTCTACCTCATCGTCCTTGTTTGATTTGaaggcattttattttgttttatttctgttatCAGTGGCGAAACCCCCGGAGCTTTCAAGTGTTTCAGGTGTACTGTTTGTAATTGCCACATTacaaacagtatatataaaaacacacacaattaatattAATGGGGTGCTCAAGCGATTTAGTATTTCCCCTCCATGTCATCATCATTATATCATAATGACATCTTCCATGACATGACATCGCCAAGGTTATTTTTAGGCGAGGTCATGCTGAGTAAACTGACTGTAATGTATAAAATACATGGAGTGTAAGATCATTATCATCTCTCTATGGTGTCCTCAGAGACTGTGGGGAtagtaataacaacaataatagctGTTGTATGCTCTTATATCTGTTGAAACGCATTGCCGCTGCAATGTACTTTAAACAtaatggttttttttaaatcgcagGTCTACTGTTGACAGCTGCCGTAACACAACAGGGGTCAACAGCACCAACTACTGAACCTCGTGAGCCAAGTACTTATGTCGCTGAGCAAACGTTGTCTTCACTTTCTTCCTCATCCCCATCTATCACAACTGACACCCAAGACTCAAGCATCAGTAGCAGCACCAACCCCACCCCCAACACAGAACAAACCGCCAGCCCCATCACCACCCAAAACACCGGCACAACAAGTACCACCACCGGCCCCATCACCACCCAAAACACCGGCACAACAAGTACCACCACCGGCCCCATCACCACCCAAAACACAGGCACAACAAGTACCACCACCGGCCCCATCCCCACCCAAAACACAGGCACAACAAGTACCACCACCGGCCCCATCCCCACCCAAAACACAGGCACAACAAGTACCACCACCGGCCCCATCCCCACCCAAAACACAGGCACAACAAGTACCACCCCCGGCCCCATCCCCACCCAAAACACAGGCACAACAAGTACCACCCCCGGCCCCATCCCCACCCAAAACACAGGCACAACAAGTACCACCACCGGCCCCATCCCCACCCAAAACACAGGCACAACAAGTACCACCCCCGGCCCCATCCCCACCCAAAACACAGGCACAACAAGTACCACCCCCGGCCCCATCCCCACCCAAAACACCGGCACAACAAGTACCACCACCGGCCCCATCCCCACCCAAAACACAGGCACAACAAGTACCACCACCGGCCCCATCCCCACCCAAAACACAGGTACAACAAGTACCACCACCGGCCCCATCACCACCCAAAACACAGGCACAACAAGTACCACCagtaccaccaccaccagcagcaccaccaccaccagagCCACCCAAACCACCACACTGGTACAAGGACATGAGTCCGAGGCTCTGAGCTCAGGTATGTAGTGACAAGAATGCTAAGGAATTCATCCATTAGTGACCTTGAATATATGTTGGACATTTCAAAGCAATCTATACAAAAGTTGTAAAGATATTTCACTCAGAGCAATGAACATCAGCGTCATGGTGATGCAAGAGGAACAGTCAGGGCTCAGCATATGTACTACAAAAACATCAATCCGTCAGTTAGAGGAAATAATATGCACAAATACAAGCGAATAACTTCCCACCACTCATAAATCCATGCTCACCTTTATAACCGCGGTGGTTATGTCAAAGCGAGCAATGAACACGTCCAATtggaaattaaatgcattacGTTATGTTTCTGAGCACAAGAAACCCTCGACCCGGGTGTGTTTCAGGGGCAGATTTAATGACTTTTAAGGCAAAAGGCAAACACTCTTACTTTACCTTTCACCCTTTCTCGAAGTGGGAATGTTGGTATTGGCAGTTTTAGGAGTcctcaaacctttttttaactATTAAAATTAAAACTATTATTACTGCACAGTAAAAGTATTGCAgacaaatgtttatttcaaatgATGAGTTAAAGAGAGGTTTTATCAGCACAATGTACTGACAAATCTGAATCTGCAGCATATCCACTAACCTTTTCCTGTCGGGTTGATTTAGTATTAATGTAAAGAAGTAGTAATGTTGTCCTATGAAGTAGAAGTGCACAGTAAGTAGTAAGCTATATAGTTGAGTTGCATATTTGTAAGTGCTTTGGGCACCTTTTGTGAGTTATTCGGGGATATAATGTAAGGATAGTAACATAAATCAATAGTTTTCATATCTGAACATCAGAATATATTCAAGGCTCTTTCAGTTGGGCCCCCAGGGCCCTTAcctctccatttaaaaaaaaataataataattgtataaaaaaagaaagtcaaagcATATTGCCGGTAAACTGCATGTAATCTCAGAAaagcatttgttttgtaaatggTCCGTCTGTCCTCAAACATCAAAATGTGACGCCCtctgaagggaaaaaaaaggaaccagACAACAAAGCGCCGGTGATGACACCCCTCTGATTAAAGAGGTCAATGTACAAATGCAGTGTCCATGCATCGgttcctccttctctttgacCGATTTCAGCTCTGTGTTGGTCTGTGGTTAATATTTGAACACAACACGTTACGCTCACACTTCCTTGTTTACTTTGGAGTTGAGTGTTCGCAAGTTGAATGAGTGAAAACTGACAATATAAGTTAGTCAGTTTTTTCCCTGCTCATTCGATCTGTTTTTTCATGGCATCCAGTCATTGTCACCATGTCCTTCTCATTACAGGCCTATAGTCTATGGTCTATACTATAGACCATAGACTATAGGCCTGTAATAGACTATAGACTCTATGGTCTAGACCTTTAGTAAATGCTAGGAGTTGTACAGGCAAACCTGGCAAGGAAACGCCATCAGCTCGATGTCACTGCAATTGAGAAACTTTTTCCATGTTTCTGAAGTTGTATGTTCGGTTATCTTCTTTGGACGTATGGTCTGTTTTTTCATATTAACTTAATCTTTGCAGAGACACGTTAAGCAAGCCTCACAGCTATTTACATCTATCCATTCTGAATACTGTTTTTTTAACAGAGTTTGAACTCTGTCCCTCATGTGCGCAGGAATGTGATAAGATAGTCCCGTCATTAGCAACCATTGAATCTAATAATGCATCTGACTCAGAACTTTTATGACGTACCTCCAGGGCACTTTGAACTTAGACTCTTTCTAGGCTAGGTTTCCAATGAAAAGTGTGAAGTACTATGAGTCACCCAGTGGCAAGAAATAGCCCCAGAAAGTTAATTAAATGTAGAATTATTTCTCTGCAATTATACGCTTTAGCAGAACTGAAAATAATCCTGTTTGATTGGATCACATGAAAGCAAATTAGACTGGTAACAGTTTAAACCGCAACGGTTTCTGGTCCATCGGTCAGTGCATGCCCCTGGAGCAGAGACTTTTAGGGGCCCAGGAACTCAATTTAGACCCTTGTGCCTCCAACTGAAATGAAGGGAAAGTGCCGGAGCTCCTACAAAGTTTTCTGGAGGAGTCACAGTGCCACAGTGAAGttaacagttttgttttttaacgaaatgtctcaacaactactgTGTTGGTTTCCGTGAAATGTGGTGCAGACATCCATGTTCCCCTCAGTAAACAACTGTAAAAACATTCCTGCAAAACTAACAACATTCTCATCAGCCTCTGCTGTATTTAGTGCTAattggctaatgttagcatgcttacACAAAAAATGTTAGAAAACAACCAAGTGAGCAATTGCAATTGTCTTGAGAGCTGGTTTCTACAGGTGTAACTTATCGTTTCtattatcatttttattgtCCATTTTATGCCCTTATTTGCCAGCGACATTAGaaagatgacaggaaatgaagGGAGCAAGAGATGGGGAATGAGCTGCGACAAAGGTCCCTGGCCTGACTTGAACCAGAGAAGTTGTGGTTTATGGTCAGCGTCTTACGTGGTTTAAGAAACTATTTTATTATAAAGTTTTTCATGTAATATTTGCATAGTGACGCAGCTTTTCTGCAATTGTTTCCGTGTCAACACAAAATAGGAGGGACTTGTATCACACGAACTTCAGTCTTCCACTCCACCCACCTAACGTCAAATGAGTTCAAGGATCGGATCGCTTTGTTCCATGACGAGTTGAAGATTGATTTGATCAACTACAgcaaacaaaaatgacatttcatCAGAGCATCCAACAGAGCCCTCAAATCCCTAAAGTGTCCTCCCAGATCACTGCTGAAACTCAAAAAAGTGATCTATTACTTGGTTGTCTGTCAGCCAAGCAACTGAAACTTTGAACTGAGAGGGAGATGTTAGAGACAGCTTATTTTCCCAAGGTGGTGTTTATTGATTGAATTATGCTTCAAGATAAGAGAAGTTACTTCGAATGTGACTGCTGTGTGTACATTTGTTCTGGGCATCAGTGCCATCTCACACATAGTAATAGACCTGCAGCAATGTGCTTGATTCAGTTTCTGGCCACGGAATGACTAATTAATACTTCAGCTCAAAGGTTAGCGTGGTCTGCTGGCAGATAAATTATCTTACGGTCATGGTACATTGTACCAGGAGAAGATTAAAGTATAATCATGGGTCCGACCAATAAGGAAACGATAAGGCGTGTTTGGAAGATGACATGATTTGCAACCTCATGAAAAACATAAATGGCAGTTGGACTTTGTAAATCCTAAACAAAAATAGTcctgtagtattattattattattattatcaaattcATTCTGAAACTAGATTTTTTCTGTGCATTGCTAGTGTCATGGCTGTATGGCCAGATATCCATTGGTTCCCAGGCGATCCCACCACTGTGAGTTTGACCTCTGAGcttttgtgttgtgttcaaCAACTGAAagatggattgtcatgaaaaTTAAATGCAGTCCTCCTATTTATTCGAATGTAAATAGTGTGTATGCACCGACTGGAGATGCCGGCAAATAACGCAGCAGCCTTCCTAGAAAATCTGAAACAGAAAATATTTTTGCAGAAACACAACCCCACGTCACTTTGCGTTGACCAATCACGCAACCAGTGATCAGTGGGCCATTGCAAAAGGTTAAATCAAATAACTATCACTCTTATGGGCAATTTAATTGACTCTCCCACACCACCGCACAACCCTGGGCCTTATAGCCGCAACGCCTGATATGGTGTGAATGCGGCCTAAAACCAGCACTACGGCCGCCTGCCGGctcatgtcaatcaaacacatttaGTGACACGCCCCTCCAGCCGACTACGACATCTCTGATATTTGCCCAGATaccttttttccttcctttttaattataaaaaaaacaatttgcaaTGCAGGATTATTGTGTAAGAGGGGGAAAGTAAGTAATGTAGGAAGAAACGTATTACTTGTTTCCAAGACTGAAACCGTTTTTTACAAACAATGGATGTTATGATActtattgtctctctctttccctctccagGAATTATTGCAGCTATTATTGTTGTGTTCATAGTGACTATCCTCCTAGCGTTGGTTGGGATTTACTACTACAAAATCCGGTGAGTCCAGAGCTCGAATAAATCTACTACGAGTGCAATAACACGTTATTGTGTATGTAGTAAAACTCAAGTGATGACATTATGTGAGTGTTTCATTcgtcaagtgtttttttaagataTCTGTCTCTGAGATTTCTGCCACCACAATGAAGATGAATGGAATTTCATTAGTTACATTTTGTGTGGTATCTTTATTACTCGTCTTTATTTAAGGACTGTCATCttattcctctctctcccttcaacttctctctctctgtgttttgtctctactccctctctcttccagaCGTAGATCTTATGGCCCTCTTctggacaacaacacacaggaCACTTTGGCACACTTCAGCAACCCAATGTATGACCCTTGATTCCTTATTTTTGAACCTCCAACTCCAGAAGTGACCTTCTAAACCCAGAGCCCTCCGCGTTTGGATGGAGACGTTCTGATCAGAGTGCGTTTTCAGTAGAATGAGTTCAGTGCCTGATCGCcaaaaagcaaagaatgatATGAGATGTTTTCTATTGATCTTTGTGAAAGTAGTCTAATTTCTTTGTATTGCTAGGTAGAGTAAACATAGAAGGACATGTTAAAACAGCTCTGGCTGCATGGACTTACCGCATAATTATATTACCACAACTAAAAAGTAAAATCACAGTGAAAACAAGCGTGTTCACCagttttgtttgacaaaaagGAGGGATTTTGTAAACTCAACCAGGATGTTTTTACAGTAAACGAGTACAAAGGCTAGGAGTTGTAATAGATGAGGAAGCTATGGCTGGTCTTACCATGGATTGTTCCTTATGGGCACTTGAGATACCTTTTTCTAAATTAAACTGTGAAATGATGAGATGTCTGTCGCAAAATAGATAATTGTGCCGACATTAACTTGAATGTTGCCAGCCAGACAAAGTTCAAAGCTCAGACAGCACTCATCTACAAATCTCAGAGGAGACGAAGATTTATTTCATACTATTTTaaggaaaatgtgtttcatttaaaagagtgtttttacattttaaatgacatagTGTTTCTCTTGTACCTGATCAACTTCAACTACTATTTATGAGTgagttttgtattattgtacTTTACTAGtgtgacgttttttttaatgtttcagtgTGATTTTGCTTTGCTGGGCAGCTCACCCAGGCTGTGACAACATCGTATTGTGcaatacaagtatatatatatttgaagacATTCATGTTTGTGACTGGATtatttgcattttgcattttgcatttgaCTTTTCACTTGGCACCATCACCAGTTAAAATTGCAGGCTGTCA is a genomic window of Cyclopterus lumpus isolate fCycLum1 chromosome 12, fCycLum1.pri, whole genome shotgun sequence containing:
- the parm1 gene encoding flocculation protein FLO11; the protein is MRVRTHTLLAWLRFCFASTGQSEATSTPLSSSATPSPSSNTLQISHPPTAVALLATEDDVATIDSQPAPISVTENTTRSNTTVELKVDENPFEQVTEESSAATPTTTLRHHVASPPGSCNQSPPVTHRQPNTLHLSTGSTERRAPATQVLVEIEKSTMMRVILQALISCLLLTAAVTQQGSTAPTTEPREPSTYVAEQTLSSLSSSSPSITTDTQDSSISSSTNPTPNTEQTASPITTQNTGTTSTTTGPITTQNTGTTSTTTGPITTQNTGTTSTTTGPIPTQNTGTTSTTTGPIPTQNTGTTSTTTGPIPTQNTGTTSTTPGPIPTQNTGTTSTTPGPIPTQNTGTTSTTTGPIPTQNTGTTSTTPGPIPTQNTGTTSTTPGPIPTQNTGTTSTTTGPIPTQNTGTTSTTTGPIPTQNTGTTSTTTGPITTQNTGTTSTTSTTTTSSTTTTRATQTTTLVQGHESEALSSGIIAAIIVVFIVTILLALVGIYYYKIRRRSYGPLLDNNTQDTLAHFSNPMYDP